GTTAggtattcatttattcttaaGATCAACAGTATCACTAagcatatatttgtatatttgaaACCTTATTCACTTATCAAACTTCCACTTACTTCATTAAAAAAAGTCATTATGGAATATAGGattcctttaaaaaataacatatttgTAAACATAATAGCTTTGCAAAGAAGACATAATAAATCCTTTGATATAggtagtatatattttaaatatacaaatagatTAAGATAAAAAGTATGAGTTTATAAGTTACTTTGAAATTGCGTTAGAAtcgagattttttaaatattcttgcCTCTGTATAATCAGTATAATTGATTACGATTAACTGTGTTAATCTCtttatattatgattattctTTGGAaagtatatttgaaatttttcattttgttatgGATACAATTcttaaagaacaaaaaataattatttttaatttattatacgaatatattaaaatatctatcaCAATAATAacacaattataataatgttcgcttattacaatattcatttataacattttttaccTTTTGTCCTAGATAtctataattttgatttactTGTTAGAAAAGCAGTATTGATCAGTTATGTAATGCAAAACATAAAATATGCTGATATAAATtccgtattttattttgtcatattgttttcattttttatctaactTCGTCTGTACGTTCTCgtggtaataaaaaatattttccatatcATAAATTCTTTGTTCTGTTACTTTAGCAGCCTTTGAAAAGCCAAATATCATGTGCATGTAATATGTTTATTACTTATTTGTATACAttgaattattcttatttgtacgtaattactataaaattttttttttctttcctaagtATTTTGTAACTAATTTGTACCTTATGCTACTAAAGCTGTGTATATTATGTTGtcaattcgaaatattttcaatattacatattatatatcacacatttcgtattttttgtcaacacatatacatatgtgatatatatatatatatcatcatcaGTTTCTTTGtaggtaaaaaataaaattacttacaCATTGCAGAATCATTGCAAATAGACATCAACCTATCTAATGAAGGGATAAATCCCCAATATTATGCTGtacaagagaaaaatttttaatatacatgtacaaaCATTTAGTTAAAACCATACTTCACTCTTACTTTTGTATAGTGTGGCATATGTTAATTAGTATAAGAAGATGTAAATAGAGTAATTGCACTATATGAAGTGGTCTAATTTATAGATCTATACTATAAAATAGCACTTAATTCTAAATGAATTCTGATTAATCCTTATTtacattttgataatattgtGCAAGGACATTCCATGCTTTTGGAGACATAAAACCATCAGGTGGACATTTTCCTGCTTTAGCTAAATCTATAATaacaatgtatttttaatacgattttttttaataataagaatatatatatataagaaatatctcTTACCGCGCATTCTCGTTCctgatataaaatcaaaatcttGTTTCCGTTCTAGATCGAAAAAggacattttcttatttttcttatcatatgCCGCAACTTTAAACGGAATGATTTCTAAACTTTGTAATCCTCGTGCCATTGAAAGAACTCTCGCACCGTGAGTAGGATCGTAGAGATTACCATCAGGTGTAGCTTTTTTATTTGGATGTGGTATACCAGCTGGATCTCTACCCACAATGTAAAAGTTTGCCCCTGCATTCATTCTGGCTTTAGCATGCCATTGTACCTtaacaacaaattttataactatatatttatatattttttagtacATATTAATTGTACAAATCTTCACCTACTTCAACAGGACCAGCATACATCATAGGACTTGGAAAAATAGCTAGTAAAGTAGAATTTGCATCGAGTACACCCTCTTCCAAAATAGCTTTATGTTGCATAATTCTTGTATGTAAAGGTACATCATCTTCTTTTGTCCAACCTCCTAGtggatgtaataataatacaggATTTTTAAAACCTCTTTCTTCAAGTAAACGTTTTTTCGTATCCtgtgaataaaatatttcatgtgCTATTGTCAAATGCATTATAAAAAGCAAatctaaatattaatataaaaaataatatacctgCATAAGTAAGGCATGACCATTATGTATAGGATTTCTAAGTTGAAATGCAAATACTGCATCAGCTTTCAATTTTCTACATTTTGCTCTAATTTCATTCGGTgtcaatctatatatatcaagaCCATCATGCCATTTAATCCTTTCTAGAACTTCTATATCCCCACCTACCAGCCAATCTCCTGATTCATAAATCATCTTCACATAAGGATGACCTAAGTTGTTAGTTCCAAATTGCCACCcacatctttcttctttcctatgaaaataaaactcTGGTCTTCGTAATATTGCCAAAGCCTTGTTTTTATATCTAAGTGTTATCGCTGAATGTCCCTCCAAACGAAGTTTATCTGTAGTGCTTATTGCAAGAACTATAGGAATAGACTGATTTACTTCTTTTCCACCTTCAAGTAGACATTTCAAATGTTGAGTCTAAAAACATTTCTCCTAAAGCCTTCAATTGTGTTAAGAGTATAAAGAAGTTACACGtttattctattttcgatCAACATATATATCAGCTTTTTACAGAAgcataaatatacgtatagaagTGTTATATACCTGTAGGTATTGGCTTTCTCTCATGAAACCAGTAAGTGGGAGAGCCCAACCTTCTGCTAGAATCTGAAGCCATTGTATATCAATCTTAGTAATTTCTACACTCTGTAAAGTGTCTGCCTCTGCTTTGGCAGAAGCAATTCTGGATTCTGGAACAAACAGTTCTCTTATAGGTGCAGTAGGTTTTGGTAATACTGGTATGATACACTGTTTTTCCAGAAGATCGATCACCGTTGCAGCTGATTCTTCTAAAGTACAGTTTTCTGTGGTTACCACCAAGTCAGGATTAATGGGTCTTTCATACATCTGATCTATGCCAGTAAAACCTTTTATAGCACCTTGCCGTGCTTTCTTATAAAGTCCCTTTGTATCTCTAGCTTCACAAACATTAAGCGGTGTATCAACGAAAACTTCAAAGAATGGAAGATCCGAGGCTTTGTGTATTTCTCTTGCCATTTGTCTATCTTCTTCGAATGGCGATACGAAGCTACATAAACATATTTGTCCACTATCCGCAAATAATTTCGCGACTTCTGCAACTCtccttatattttcttttctatcttctttactGAAGCCTAGATTGCAGTTTAGACCACTTCTGACGTTATCTCCGTCAAGCCCGTATGCTGCAATTCCATGATCAACTAATATTGCTTCCACTTGAAAAGCTATAGAAGTTTTCCCTGCTCCTGAGAGACCGGTCAACCATACTGTACACCCACGAAAACCTCTTACATGACCTATAGCTTGACCCCGTTTAGTTCTTGATACATGATGTGCCTGTTCTGACACATTAGTACACGactaaaaaaaacaaaattatttagaatcttattaaaaaaaatattacttgacTCTTAAATTTGTTATCTTATTCAAGTTTAtcacaatataaattatggaCTTTATGATTTTATCATGTGTACGATAAAATGCTTATCTATTTTGATATAACTGAAGTTAGTCATATTTTATGACAGGAAGGCATTTTTTTATCGCATTGTTACATACcgtcatcatttttttatgtGGGTTTTCCATAGTGCCATTCGATCTATGACTATTCCTCGTTTTTCCTCTTCcgattctctttttgtatatcTCTATGGCGATCGATTTTAACTtgatcgaaatataatataaattatattctataatatatataatcttccataaaaaaaatagaaatttatctaCATAAATGCATGGCAGTGAAGTATATCAAATTTgcctttaattaatttattgtttttatgtCACTACGATATGCGCATCGAAAGCTTATTATAGCAGACCTTGCGGTTTTCTGAACAGTGCactctttaatattataatatcattgataCTATTGACATTGACAATTAATTAGTAATATCGAAtactaaaaaaattagatgACCACACTTTGACGTACTTAGCACGACTACGTCGACATAAACTCCAGTTTGATATAGTTGAATAGATAAGTCCTACTCAACGTAAGTTCGTACTCGATTTTGTACTCTCCCACGCATGCGTAGGTGATTGCTCAGTATTTGGTTATATTTCAAATCGTATGCTTGAATTTTATCAAAgtattattcttgttttttacttttttattcaatctttatttatctaatttgtttttttttttttttttttttacaaataaactgttaaatataattatacctaCATAACTAATTAATGTATTTAAGTATATTCaagatgaattttatttaaccatttctaattattttttgcttattcattatatttgtgCTTTATTATATTGAAAGTGCCATTTAATTTACGTTCAATAGACATAAATTCTGTATTTGGATCattgagaagaaaatatacttGATCTCcaacttttaatatattaatttcttctaataAGGAACGTACAGTGTATATTGGTTCGTTCACAGAACCAAAGATATCATCAATTTTGCctaagtaaatataatttgtagaaTTTTGATTCTCAGAACTTGGATAAGATACAAATAATGGagtatctaaatataaaagattagaCATCGATGGTTGGATAAGAACAAGATTCATGCTAGTGATAATACTTTGAATTGTTCCTGCAAGATACTTgtcatttccatttatttcaagcttcttttttgtaatgttGGAGTTTATATTAAGATTTGTAAAGTATTTGTTGAttctaaaaatgtaaatttttttatgttactatgtattatttaatgacATGCTATTTACATACCGATCTATAGATGAATTTGAATGAGATACATGCGGTGTTATTACACTTAAACAAGAGCCTTCATTACTATTAATACTATACTTTTGGAAACTCATATCTAATGGTATGTATGTTTTGTTATCTTGTTCCATTGTTAAAACATAAGCAAGTAAATAAATCTaacaaaattgtattataaaataaattatatgaacaatattttttttttataattatgttactatatagaataataaagtaataattacgTTTAGTAGGAATAATTACACTtggtaagaataaaaatattctatttattcgaatttcttAGTATAATGACCTTggttcgtattaaaaaaaaaaaaataaaaataaaaagatcgttaATATTGAgtgtttatgtttatatttatcgttggaggaaatatatatatacatacgtacatacatacatacatacatacatacatacatacatatatatatgtatgtatgtatgtctgtatgtatgcatgcatgatGTACAATTTcactaaatattttattttatataagaaccataacgatatctatatatacattctcaacatcatgaaaaataattctttgcttatttttaattttattatacattagcGATAAACAAATTTAGAACTatgatatatctttatttttgaaattggCGCTTTTTTGTTATACAAGTAGTGTGAATAGCGGCTAAATTCACGAAATTGGGAAGATGAAATGTAACgaaattttagatttatttcattatctcttctgaatttgtttatttgcGGCAAActcaaatgtattatttatggtaacggattatataaattaatctttataaaaatttgtaggtcactttttttacaaattatgtTGAGAATCGTTAGATATGGTGTCTTTATATCTCATAGTTGGAACATTAACGTTAATCATAATGCAAGATCTATAAGATCATTTAGCCGAAAAGTATGAATAAATTGATTTGAAGGTTATTTAGTTTTCTAAagattgtttaattttttcacaTTTATATCTGTCATTGTAGTTAGTAAAAACTGAGTATTCAAGGAGAATATTCTCTGGAATTCAACCTACTGGTAACGTCCATTTAGGAAATTATCTAGGTGCAATACAGAAATGGGTAGAGTTACAAAATTCAGAAAAAATAGTTATATGGAGTATTGTAGATATGCATTCAATTACATTACCTCATGTAAGAGAacttaagatatataatacttgTATATGGTGCATAGtgtttttatgtacatatacatcatttcaatataaaataacaatttgtatatattgtatatttttataggatCCTGTCACattgaaagataatatttttaaagtaacAGCCACATTATTGGCATGTGGAATAGATCcacaaaaaagtatattatttcaacaatCTGATGTTTCTATGCACTCAGAATTATGTTGGATACTTGGTTGTATCACTACCATGGCTAGGCTTGGACATTTGCCacaattcaaagaaaaaagtgaaaacttAAAGAATATTCCTTtaggattatatatttatcctgTTTTACAAGCTGCAGACATATTGCTTTACAGGTATAACCTTTGAATTATATCTTAATTCATATGTTCCTAAGTTTTATAAATGCATTTTATAATTCtacagaataaaaaatattgtatatattgtgtTAGAGCTACAGATGTACCAGTTGGCCAAGATCAAGCACAACACATACAATTAGCACAGGATTTAgcaaattcttttaataaaagatatggAGATACTTTTCCAATACCAAGGACTCTTATTTGtggtatgtataaataattagcgatataattaaaaatatttgaataaaaaaaaatatataatgattgaTCGAAAGTTCATTTTAGATGATGcaagtaaaagaataaaatcacTACGAGATCCTTTAAAGAAAATGTCCAAATCGGATAAAGATTTCAAAAGTAGGTTGGATTTAACCGACAAACCGGATGTGCTGttagaaaaagtgaaaaaagctGTAACTGACTTCACATCTGAAGTATATTATGAACCTGAAACCAGACCAGGTGTTTCCAATTTAATTGCTATTCATTCTTTACTCACTGGAAAGTCACCTGAAGAGATTTGTAAAGATGCACAAGGTTTGGATACTGGAAAGTAggtatttctatttatatataatgtagctcataaaaaatattaaagttacattttaatgttttttttaatgtcaTAGGTATAAATTGGTATTAGCAGATGTGATAATACAGAAGTTAAGACCAATTCGGGAGGAGATATTTAGATTATTAAACGAACAATTGTATTTGGATGAAGTTTTAAAGATAGGCTCACAAAAAGCAATGGAACTTGCATTTCATTGTTATTctgatgtaaaaaataaaataggcTTTGAAAGGAATGTAGcaggaaaggaaaagacaaaataCTTTGTACATTGATTGTATAGTTAAAggtaaacatttattataaataaataataagtttttaataagaataacaatataaagaaaattttataaaaaagttctaatagatattatttcatgTCAATAACTAATTTACCTCGTAAATGACCTTGTGTTACTCTTTCATATGCTGCTGGTAAATCTTGAAAAGGATATATTTGTTTCACAACTGGTACTATCtacaaaatatacttttaacatgaatatttatagtttttatGTTTGATTATAGAATGTAAATGATCTAATAGAAATGTACCTGTCCACATTCAACAAAATCATGAAGCATACTCATGCCTGTTTCTGATGGCACAAATAAGCCCCATTTTACAGAACCTTTGTTATTAGATTttggaatattatatttaaatatgtcaccaagatttttaaaagttcCAGCAATTAATCCCAActgatcaatattttttaataatggaGAATTGAGtgttatataagtataatacgGGTAACCCTTTGAATTTATTAAGTCTGGTCCTTGATTGGAGCAATCCAAAATTATGTCATATctagtaaaatttatttatataattgatgATAACTTGATAAAACTTTGAGAAATTAAATGccataaatgatattaaattacatacgGTCCTTCAGAAATTATTTGTGCATCAGCATCACGTTGTTTATAATCTATTACAACATTGGCTCCTAATTTTTCCACCATATTTACAGCGTCGCTACTACAGGTAGTTATTACCTGAAGAAAGTTCGAAGAATTATCCATAAGAGGACAAGGatgacataataatataataatattatattacatgcaTATTCCAAGCTTTCAACAGTTGTATAGCCATAGTACCAACACCTCCAGAACCACCTAATACTAGCATCCTTCTATTTAATCTTGTACCAATAGATGTTTTATAACACAAACCACCAGTAATCCATAAAGCAGACCATGCGGTCAATCCAGCATACAAAACACTTGCAGCTTCAAtgtatgataaattttttggATATTGGTTTACCTACAATCATATGATTtgctttttaatttcaactcaaaatattttttattgtatgtaGGTCAATATGAATTACCAAGCTACTATCAACAACCACATAATTAGCATGGCAGCCTTGCTTATCGACAGGGACTATACCCCATACTTGGTCTCCTAGCCTTAATTTGTCTCCAACATTGTGTCCTTTTGAGACTACAATTCCAGAAAAATCTCTTCCTAAAGTTAGTGGAAACTCAATCAAATCACTGTATGCATAGCCACCAAAGTTCCTTGCTTTACGCATAAGATTCAACAATGTTGCACCATATCCACCTGACAAAGACGTAATCACTTTTAATATGACAATACGTAACATACATAATCTTAATGCAGACAGTGATATGTCGTACGTATCATCGCAATGTCTATAGGATTAACACTTGCTGCTTGGACCTTGATCAAAACTTCAGTTGGGTTCGTAATTATCGGTATTCTAACATTTGACACCTTTAATTCGTTCAGGTCACCATAAGAGTGTATCTGCCAAGCTAGCATTTTACTCTCTACATCTTCTTTGTATTTCGGTGACACTTGAGCAAGAGAACTCAATCGAGTATCATGTATGAAGCgtcttaattttaatatattttttgtcgtCATGATTGAATATCACGGAATAACTTCGAATCCAAATCTATGATAAAGAGAGGTTAACTTTCCGCAGTAGTTGTGTTGTATGAAACTTTGCGCGGCAACGTGCGTGAAATTACAAATGCATCATCAATGTTATTAATAGAGTAGCAGAAACtacgataaaacgatttctactttaacataaaattatttaatttaaaaaatctactACATTTTAACACATTATCAGCGTTAATTCGAACATCGAGTATTCgaccgttctttttttaaatatcattgcaATATGATGCAATGtaaacgagaaacgaattattttatcaacaaTATAACAGAAATCATATAGCTTCTAGTGTAGTCGATAATGCGTGAAACGATTAGtaacgaattattatatataattataatattgtacgATTCACATCATTGCCGatctatatcattttaatgCTAGTAGAGTAGGACGACGCATTAATCAGACAAAATCCCCAATTTGAAGAGATATTGGAATTCCGTCATCGGAAGACACGCGTCGCGTgtagaatataaatttgatcgtCAGACAGATAGAACCAATTTATACCGACAAAAATAGCCAAAAAAATATTCAGTTCGTGCTATCTAAGATCTTCgtggtatataaaattaaatgattgtcttgcaaattaaaacaatttcttataGATGAAACTGCTTATTCAAGAAGATCAATTAGCGAATCTAGAAAAACAGCGATctattattcgttcgttttaacaTGGAATACGCGAGAAAGGGAggtcaaataatatttttcttgtctctttttatctcgatgCTATCAGCCGTTCTCATTTATCGTTTTACCGGACAATTTCgcaacaaaattaatttcgtagaGATCTGTAGGTAggtttgatctttttttttgcgggAGTGGTAAAAAAAGGGAAgcgaaagagcaaaaaaaaatagggcagaGGTCAGGTTAAAGGAACATAGAGTTCCGGCGAGATGGGAGTAACGATAAGCGATATCCCAGGCACGGTCCTTGCCCCGTATCGCGAGCATTCGCCCCTTTCGCGCTGTACCTTCGTGCGAGAGATCGTACGGTGTGCGCGATTGCATCGCTCGGGCTAACGCTTGAAGGGTAGAAGGCTCGCGATATAAGGGGGTGGAAAAgttagagagagggagagaaagagagagggaaagagggagagggagagagagagagagagagagagagagagagagagaagatttgCGAAGATAAACTCGCAAGGGtaacgagaaagagacggaaacGCTGGTGGTCCGCCCTTTTATCATAGGTAAACGCAATAACGCGCATGCTCCTCATTGATCGCAGATCTCTATGGTTACGCCTCGCTATAGGAAGCACGAGACCGACGACGAGGACGGTCGTGACagcgacgacaacgacgtagacgacgaggacaaggacaacaacaacaacaacaacaacgacgacgacgacgacgacgacgacgacgacgacgacgacgacgacaacgacgacgacgacgacgaagacaacgacgacgacgacgacgacgacgacgacgacgacgacgaagacgaagacgaagacgaagacgacgacgacgacgaaggtgGCGGTGGCGACGGCGACCGGAATCGCGCGTATTTTCCGGTAAGTCGGCAGAGATCGGTGCTGATCGGACGCCTCGAGTTCGTCGGAGAGGGTTGCGCAAAGTGTACCGGCGgagacaagagaaagagaaacagacgGACGGAAGATGTTCTTGTGATTCGgtggaaggaaaggaagaaaaaaagattagtaatcgaataaaaaacaaagagaaaattgtcAGTGAagtctcttcctctctctctctcgcatcgTGCTCGTCGTTTCGCGAGGATCCGAGGATCGGGCGGGGCGCTGCTGATGAAAGGGGCCTCCGAGGGGCGGCAACAAAAACAGGCCGTTCGCGTTCGAGGGTGAGGATGGACGGAGTGAGAGATACGTAGAGATATAGAGGAAGAGCGAGAGGAAGGGCAAAGGGTGAAGTGCGAAGTGAGGTGCCGAGGTggtggagaaggagaacgggagagagagagagagagagagagagagagctagagAAGGGAGGCGGGGCTCGGAGGGGGTAAGAGCAGCCGCGAGGGGGCGCAAGGCAGACGCAGCGAGAGAGGATATTGACATTTTCGGCCGCGGGGACGCGCATTCGTGAGGGTGGCCAAGAGGGGTACGGGATAGTCGGCTCTCCGTCCGATCCTGCAGTATCCATGGCTACGCCGTCGGCGAGGATTTGGCGCAAAACACCGGAAATACCGTGTGCATGACTACGTTTACGACGGTGGAGCGCgtacagagagaaaaactGCGACGGCGATCCTCGACGGCATCGACCACTTCGGAGATCGTCATTCGCCAATCGACGGTGGGTCTTTCGGTGTCACGAGACTTCTCTTGCTATTCGAGAAAAGGGTGGATACCCACACCCCTCCGCCATAGTTGCGCTGACCCtcccctctttcctttctatctacgcttccccatctctctctctctctctctctgctttaCGCCTCTCCACTGTGTCTCTTTgaccctccctctctttctctttatccatatatacatgtatatgtgtgtgtatatatatacacatatacaaagacacacacacacacacacacctctttctctctctctttctctcgttcgttctacATCTCCCTTCCTTCGGCACCGTTATTGGAACGTAGCGGAGAGCCAGGTATCGCGACGCCTCGATACGCTCGAGACGGTTTTCTACCGTGGCGAAGACTTTGCCAACGGTGAGTcaccttcttccttcttcgaacgagtccgagagaaaaggaaaaggaataaagagaaggaaaagggaagagagaaagagagagagaaacagaaaaggagggagagaCACC
The window above is part of the Vespula pensylvanica isolate Volc-1 chromosome 16, ASM1446617v1, whole genome shotgun sequence genome. Proteins encoded here:
- the LOC122634808 gene encoding tryptophan--tRNA ligase, mitochondrial isoform X2 → MLRIVRYGVFISHSWNINVNHNARSIRSFSRKLVKTEYSRRIFSGIQPTGNVHLGNYLGAIQKWVELQNSEKIVIWSIVDMHSITLPHDPVTLKDNIFKVTATLLACGIDPQKSILFQQSDVSMHSELCWILGCITTMARLGHLPQFKEKSENLKNIPLGLYIYPVLQAADILLYRATDVPVGQDQAQHIQLAQDLANSFNKRYGDTFPIPRTLICDDASKRIKSLRDPLKKMSKSDKDFKSRLDLTDKPDVLLEKVKKAVTDFTSEVYYEPETRPGVSNLIAIHSLLTGKSPEEICKDAQGLDTGKYKLVLADVIIQKLRPIREEIFRLLNEQLYLDEVLKIGSQKAMELAFHCYSDVKNKIGFERNVAGKEKTKYFVH
- the LOC122634807 gene encoding reticulon-4-interacting protein 1, mitochondrial, which codes for MTTKNILKLRRFIHDTRLSSLAQVSPKYKEDVESKMLAWQIHSYGDLNELKVSNVRIPIITNPTEVLIKVQAASVNPIDIAMIRGYGATLLNLMRKARNFGGYAYSDLIEFPLTLGRDFSGIVVSKGHNVGDKLRLGDQVWGIVPVDKQGCHANYVVVDSSLVNQYPKNLSYIEAASVLYAGLTAWSALWITGGLCYKTSIGTRLNRRMLVLGGSGGVGTMAIQLLKAWNMHVITTCSSDAVNMVEKLGANVVIDYKQRDADAQIISEGPYDIILDCSNQGPDLINSKGYPYYTYITLNSPLLKNIDQLGLIAGTFKNLGDIFKYNIPKSNNKGSVKWGLFVPSETGMSMLHDFVECGQIVPVVKQIYPFQDLPAAYERVTQGHLRGKLVIDMK
- the LOC122634812 gene encoding uncharacterized protein LOC122634812, which encodes MEQDNKTYIPLDMSFQKYSINSNEGSCLSVITPHVSHSNSSIDRINKYFTNLNINSNITKKKLEINGNDKYLAGTIQSIITSMNLVLIQPSMSNLLYLDTPLFVSYPSSENQNSTNYIYLGKIDDIFGSVNEPIYTVRSLLEEINILKVGDQVYFLLNDPNTEFMSIERKLNGTFNIIKHKYNE
- the LOC122634808 gene encoding tryptophan--tRNA ligase, mitochondrial isoform X1 gives rise to the protein MSLFLQIMLRIVRYGVFISHSWNINVNHNARSIRSFSRKLVKTEYSRRIFSGIQPTGNVHLGNYLGAIQKWVELQNSEKIVIWSIVDMHSITLPHDPVTLKDNIFKVTATLLACGIDPQKSILFQQSDVSMHSELCWILGCITTMARLGHLPQFKEKSENLKNIPLGLYIYPVLQAADILLYRATDVPVGQDQAQHIQLAQDLANSFNKRYGDTFPIPRTLICDDASKRIKSLRDPLKKMSKSDKDFKSRLDLTDKPDVLLEKVKKAVTDFTSEVYYEPETRPGVSNLIAIHSLLTGKSPEEICKDAQGLDTGKYKLVLADVIIQKLRPIREEIFRLLNEQLYLDEVLKIGSQKAMELAFHCYSDVKNKIGFERNVAGKEKTKYFVH
- the LOC122634802 gene encoding bifunctional 3'-phosphoadenosine 5'-phosphosulfate synthase-like, with product MENPHKKMMTSCTNVSEQAHHVSRTKRGQAIGHVRGFRGCTVWLTGLSGAGKTSIAFQVEAILVDHGIAAYGLDGDNVRSGLNCNLGFSKEDRKENIRRVAEVAKLFADSGQICLCSFVSPFEEDRQMAREIHKASDLPFFEVFVDTPLNVCEARDTKGLYKKARQGAIKGFTGIDQMYERPINPDLVVTTENCTLEESAATVIDLLEKQCIIPVLPKPTAPIRELFVPESRIASAKAEADTLQSVEITKIDIQWLQILAEGWALPLTGFMRESQYLQTQHLKCLLEGGKEVNQSIPIVLAISTTDKLRLEGHSAITLRYKNKALAILRRPEFYFHRKEERCGWQFGTNNLGHPYVKMIYESGDWLVGGDIEVLERIKWHDGLDIYRLTPNEIRAKCRKLKADAVFAFQLRNPIHNGHALLMQDTKKRLLEERGFKNPVLLLHPLGGWTKEDDVPLHTRIMQHKAILEEGVLDANSTLLAIFPSPMMYAGPVEVQWHAKARMNAGANFYIVGRDPAGIPHPNKKATPDGNLYDPTHGARVLSMARGLQSLEIIPFKVAAYDKKNKKMSFFDLERKQDFDFISGTRMRDLAKAGKCPPDGFMSPKAWNVLAQYYQNVNKD